Proteins from a single region of Amblyomma americanum isolate KBUSLIRL-KWMA chromosome 10, ASM5285725v1, whole genome shotgun sequence:
- the LOC144108599 gene encoding uncharacterized protein LOC144108599 codes for MKILQVSMDGPNVNLKFLRSLKEELREADNSHQILDIGSCGLHIVNGAFKTGHSATHWDLVAFLRGSYNLFKCAPARRADYTRYTGSVVFPLKFCPVRWLENRKMISRALDIIPNLLKYVECSKEAKKSPACASFSTVEKAVGDRMLPVKLAFMLSIAEELEPFLAEFQTDKPMLSFVAPALDRLLRSLLGRIIRKEILQATNTSSKLLRIDLENPDNMVSAAAFDIGFAAKNEFRKIPKPSQLTVLSFKKDYFLREEVFTKGDGKVTFGIQVDQRCKLLGPC; via the coding sequence ATGaagattttacaagtgtcgatggaCGGGCCAAACGTCAACTTAAAGTTTTTGAGGTCCCTCAAGGAAGAACTTAGAGAAGCTGACAACAGTCACCAGATCCTGGACATTGGGAGCTGTGGACTCCACATTGTCAATGGCGCATTTAAAACAGGCCACTCTGCGACGCACTGGGATCTGGTAGCATTTCTTCGTGGGAGCTATAATCTCTTCAAGTGTGCGCCAGCACGTCGCGCAGACTACACTCGCTACACGGGCAGTGTTGTGTTCCCGTTGAAGTTCTGCCCAGTAAGGTGGCTCGAGAATAGGAAGATGATCTCGAGAGCGCTTGACATTATTCCGAACTTACTGAAATATGTGGAATGCTCCAAGGAAGCAAAAAAGTCGCCAGCATGCGCTAGCTTCAGCACTGTTGAAAAGGCAGTAGGTGACAGGATGCTGCCTGTGAAATTGGCTTTTATGCTGTCAATTGCTGAAGAACTCGAGCCATTTCTGGCTGAATTTCAGACGGACAAGCCCATGCTGTCGTTCGTTGCTCCTGCTCTGGATCGCCTGTTACGGTCATTGCTTGGTAGAATCATCCGAAAAGAGATCCTCCAAGCTACCAACACGTCCTCCAAGCTGCTTAGGATTGACTTGGAGAACCCAGATAACATGGTTTCTGCTGCTGCATTCGACATTGGGTTTGCTGCGAAAAATGAGTTTCGCAAGATCCCAAAACCGTCGCAACTGACTGTGCTTAGCTTCAAAAAAGACTATTTCCTTCGTGAAGAGGTGTTCACAAAAGGTGATGGAAAGGTCACCTTTGGAATACAAGTTGACCAGAGGTGCAAGCTGCTTGGACCCTGCTAG